One genomic segment of Candidatus Atribacteria bacterium includes these proteins:
- a CDS encoding Na+/H+ antiporter NhaC family protein — MCQWNKYKSLLLLVLMLFMFFILSGMAFAAEEEVEKSYGFLSLLPPLVAIVLCFLTKQVLASLFIGIWIGATILTGWNPIGGVTKTLGYIVENAADSWNATILLFDFAIGGLIGLIYLSGGAQAFVKSITDKVKSARGGQFTAWLFGLIIFFDDYANTAIVGNAFMPVTDKLGISREKFSYIVDSTAAPVASLALISTWVGYEVGLIGDAIEGTSVSLTPYTIFLQSIPYRFYSIFAIILVLAIALSQRDYGPMLKAEHRTRTTGKVFADGAIPLSGGSKLKVLENVPQKTVNMVVPIIVLVAVSMFGMWWTGGGTSAESFTSAISDADAMTALLWGAMFAVITAIIMYKAQKIGTLADMMDAFIDGAKMMVLANLILISAWSIGSVCDSIGTAPYVVNAAKGIISPVLLPMVMFLICNVISFSTGTSWGTMAIAMPIAIPLSLALGVPLPLGVSAVLTGSVMGDHCSPLSDTTIMSSMFSGSDHIDHVKTQIPYSLTAAGVAVLGYILAGNGMSLGLVLPLGLILVVILLYLFSSISAKSAGISFPLPELKVKEVKEV; from the coding sequence ATGTGTCAGTGGAACAAGTATAAGAGTTTATTATTATTGGTTTTGATGCTATTTATGTTCTTTATATTATCCGGAATGGCTTTTGCTGCTGAAGAAGAAGTAGAAAAAAGTTACGGATTTCTATCTCTATTACCACCGTTAGTTGCTATTGTTCTTTGTTTTTTAACTAAACAAGTTTTAGCTTCTCTATTCATCGGTATATGGATAGGTGCTACCATATTGACAGGCTGGAATCCCATAGGCGGAGTAACCAAAACCTTAGGATATATTGTAGAGAATGCAGCTGATAGTTGGAATGCTACTATCTTACTATTTGACTTTGCAATCGGTGGACTTATCGGTTTGATCTATCTTTCAGGCGGTGCTCAGGCTTTTGTTAAAAGTATAACTGATAAAGTAAAAAGTGCTCGTGGCGGACAATTCACCGCTTGGTTATTTGGATTAATAATTTTCTTTGATGATTATGCTAATACCGCTATAGTAGGCAATGCCTTTATGCCGGTAACCGATAAATTGGGGATTTCTCGAGAAAAATTTTCTTATATTGTTGATTCAACTGCTGCTCCGGTAGCTTCCTTAGCTCTAATTTCTACCTGGGTGGGCTATGAAGTGGGACTTATCGGTGATGCTATAGAAGGCACTTCGGTATCTTTAACTCCTTATACTATCTTTTTACAATCAATACCCTATCGATTCTATAGTATTTTTGCTATTATATTGGTCCTGGCCATTGCCTTATCTCAAAGAGATTATGGACCTATGTTAAAAGCTGAACACCGAACAAGGACCACTGGTAAAGTCTTTGCAGACGGAGCAATTCCGCTTTCTGGTGGGAGTAAATTAAAAGTATTAGAAAACGTACCCCAAAAAACTGTTAATATGGTGGTTCCTATTATAGTCCTGGTAGCAGTCAGTATGTTTGGTATGTGGTGGACTGGTGGAGGCACTTCTGCCGAATCATTTACCTCTGCAATTTCAGATGCCGATGCTATGACTGCCCTTTTATGGGGAGCAATGTTTGCTGTGATTACAGCTATTATCATGTATAAAGCTCAGAAAATCGGTACCTTAGCTGATATGATGGATGCCTTTATAGATGGAGCCAAGATGATGGTTCTGGCTAATTTAATCCTAATTTCTGCCTGGTCAATAGGTAGTGTTTGTGATAGTATAGGGACTGCTCCTTATGTGGTAAATGCTGCTAAAGGGATTATTTCTCCAGTTTTGTTGCCCATGGTGATGTTTCTAATCTGTAATGTAATTTCCTTTTCTACGGGTACTTCCTGGGGGACTATGGCTATAGCTATGCCCATTGCTATTCCCTTATCTTTAGCTTTAGGCGTACCTTTACCTTTGGGAGTATCTGCGGTACTCACCGGTTCGGTTATGGGAGACCATTGTTCGCCGCTTTCTGATACCACTATTATGTCTTCTATGTTTTCCGGCTCTGATCATATTGACCATGTTAAGACCCAGATACCTTATTCCCTCACTGCTGCCGGAGTCGCCGTATTAGGTTACATTTTGGCCGGAAATGGTATGTCACTAGGTTTGGTATTGCCCTTAGGATTAATATTGGTAGTAATTCTACTTTACCTATTTTCATCAATATCCGCAAAATCTGCCGGAATTTCCTTCCCTTTGCCCGAGCTTAAGGTGAAGGAAGTAAAAGAAGTTTAA
- a CDS encoding GTPase, translating to MGAAGRDFHNFNVYFKDNSNYEIVAFTATQIPDIAGRKYPAELSGPLYPKGINIYAEEELPNLIKEKEVDQVILAYSDLPHQYVMDKASIVLAHGADFRLMGPKSTMLKSNLPVVSICAVRTGCGKSQTTRKVSDILKKKGYKIAVIRHPMPYGDLREQIWQRYENYADLDRYHCTIEEREEYEPHLDRGNILYAGVDYQEILKRAEKDADIIVWDGGNNDLPFYKPDLHIVVTDPLRAGHEMTYYPGEANLRMADVVVMNKIDTADLDKINQLRENIYQLAPEAILIEAASPLTIDHPELIRDKRVLVVEDGPTLTHGEMKYGAGVVAAQKYGAKEIIDPRPYAIGTIKDTFAKYPGIGTLLPAMGYGEKQTQELEDTINAVDCDIVIIGTPIDLSRVIKISRKSIRVKYELQEIGKPNLEEILDQKIKDRG from the coding sequence ATGGGAGCTGCCGGAAGGGATTTTCATAATTTCAATGTATATTTTAAGGATAATTCAAATTACGAGATCGTTGCCTTTACCGCTACTCAAATCCCGGATATTGCGGGTAGAAAGTATCCTGCTGAATTATCCGGTCCTTTGTATCCCAAAGGCATTAACATATATGCGGAAGAGGAATTGCCCAATCTAATAAAAGAAAAAGAGGTCGATCAGGTAATTTTGGCCTATAGTGACCTTCCTCATCAGTATGTTATGGATAAAGCTTCAATCGTGTTGGCTCACGGAGCTGACTTCAGATTAATGGGACCGAAGAGTACTATGCTCAAATCCAATCTTCCTGTGGTATCTATTTGTGCGGTAAGAACCGGCTGTGGTAAAAGTCAGACTACTCGCAAAGTGTCGGACATATTGAAAAAGAAAGGATATAAAATCGCAGTGATCAGACACCCCATGCCTTATGGAGATTTAAGGGAGCAAATTTGGCAAAGATACGAAAATTATGCGGATTTGGACCGCTATCATTGTACTATTGAAGAGAGAGAAGAATATGAACCCCATCTGGATAGAGGCAACATCCTTTATGCCGGGGTAGATTATCAAGAAATATTAAAAAGAGCAGAAAAAGATGCAGATATAATTGTCTGGGATGGAGGGAATAACGACCTGCCTTTTTATAAGCCGGATCTACACATTGTAGTCACCGATCCCCTTCGAGCTGGTCACGAAATGACCTATTACCCCGGGGAAGCCAACCTCAGAATGGCGGATGTCGTGGTAATGAACAAAATAGATACTGCTGATTTAGACAAAATAAATCAGCTGAGAGAAAATATTTATCAACTTGCTCCTGAAGCAATTTTAATTGAAGCTGCCTCTCCCCTTACTATAGACCATCCGGAGCTTATCAGGGATAAAAGAGTATTAGTAGTTGAAGATGGTCCAACTTTAACTCATGGCGAGATGAAGTATGGTGCAGGGGTGGTAGCTGCTCAGAAATATGGGGCAAAAGAGATTATAGATCCCCGTCCTTATGCTATTGGTACCATCAAGGATACTTTTGCAAAATATCCGGGTATCGGGACACTATTGCCGGCAATGGGATATGGCGAAAAGCAGACACAAGAACTGGAAGATACTATAAATGCGGTTGATTGTGATATAGTAATTATTGGTACTCCTATTGATTTATCGCGAGTTATTAAGATCAGCCGGAAATCGATCAGAGTAAAGTATGAACTTCAAGAGATTGGTAAACCAAATTTAGAGGAAATCTTGGATCAAAAAATTAAAGATAGGGGGTGA
- a CDS encoding saccharopine dehydrogenase, protein MKVLVFGGSGKMGSAVAWDLAQNSTVGEVGIIGITGRRGDTLEKTKKWINSDKIVLHTIDVNNRKETMKLMEQYDVGAIALPNRKCSYKVVDMAVETGLNTVDILEEYHRKPDKYEVEGLEIPKGMTLDEYGESLHQKAIRNGVTFIDGMGFAPGLTNITLGEGIKKMDQADSAIARCGGVPAKEFARNHPLKYMITWAFEHVLREYMIKVDVIKNGKIVEAEAMDDLEKFRFNQLGKDEELACAITPGMPSFLYTRPQLTECAEKTIRWPGHWEGARVLKECGMLDATPREFKGIKISPREFLSHIMTPGLRSRKGETDVCVMWNTVIGIKDGQKMRADYYMWEEADTEHGISAMGRVTAFPEAIAAVMLGKGEITKKGIVAPEDAIEGKIYENFLEELKRRKINILEIVKKI, encoded by the coding sequence ATGAAGGTATTAGTTTTTGGAGGTTCGGGGAAAATGGGTTCTGCTGTTGCCTGGGATTTAGCCCAAAATAGCACGGTCGGAGAAGTAGGGATTATTGGAATTACCGGTAGAAGAGGAGATACACTGGAAAAGACTAAAAAATGGATCAACAGCGATAAGATCGTGCTCCATACTATCGATGTCAACAATCGAAAAGAGACCATGAAATTAATGGAACAATATGATGTGGGTGCGATTGCCTTACCCAATAGAAAATGTAGCTATAAAGTAGTAGATATGGCTGTTGAGACCGGACTTAATACGGTAGATATTTTGGAAGAATATCATCGGAAACCGGATAAATACGAGGTTGAAGGGTTGGAAATTCCTAAGGGGATGACACTGGATGAATATGGAGAGTCACTTCATCAAAAGGCGATAAGAAATGGAGTTACTTTTATCGACGGAATGGGGTTTGCGCCCGGTTTAACCAATATTACCTTGGGTGAAGGCATAAAAAAAATGGACCAGGCAGATTCAGCTATTGCCAGATGCGGAGGAGTACCGGCTAAAGAATTTGCCAGAAATCATCCCTTGAAATATATGATTACCTGGGCTTTCGAGCATGTTTTAAGAGAATATATGATCAAGGTAGATGTCATTAAGAATGGTAAAATTGTAGAAGCGGAGGCAATGGACGATCTTGAAAAATTTCGATTTAATCAATTAGGAAAAGATGAAGAATTAGCCTGTGCTATTACCCCGGGGATGCCCAGTTTTCTCTATACCCGCCCACAACTTACAGAATGTGCAGAAAAGACTATTCGTTGGCCGGGTCATTGGGAAGGAGCAAGGGTGTTGAAAGAATGTGGTATGCTGGACGCTACTCCAAGGGAATTTAAAGGAATAAAAATATCTCCTCGCGAGTTCTTGTCTCACATCATGACCCCAGGACTCCGCTCTCGAAAAGGTGAAACCGATGTCTGTGTCATGTGGAATACTGTTATAGGGATAAAAGATGGACAGAAGATGAGGGCAGATTATTATATGTGGGAGGAGGCAGATACCGAACATGGAATCTCTGCCATGGGAAGAGTAACCGCTTTTCCGGAAGCCATTGCCGCGGTGATGTTAGGAAAAGGCGAGATAACTAAGAAGGGGATAGTAGCTCCTGAAGATGCAATAGAAGGAAAAATTTATGAAAACTTCTTGGAAGAGCTGAAGAGAAGAAAAATAAATATCCTGGAGATTGTCAAGAAGATATAA